gtaaaaaataaaaataacttatcaacttttaatccattttttattttccttcactttttcttttcttctattttttctttgtattttctttcttttgtatttttcctcaaattttctgagaaccaaacataacctaaaagatTGGGAGTCAAAGTCTTTTTTGGAGACTGGCCAAATTATTTAAGAGAAACTTCCACTTTGCTTGGGGCCATACGTCTCAAAGTCTGATGCCAGTGGAACTCATTTCTATTCTACTGTGAGATCTCATTCTCTTATCCAAGAGTGGGACCATTCCAGCTCTTAATCGTGGTGTTCGGGTTCATTCATCATTTGAAAGAGGGGCCGCGTTTGACTTGTATGATTTCTCCgcaaatactaaaaataagGCACATGACAAACAATTTTCCTATCAAATATCCATCCTTAGGCCCACATGTGATTCTTGATGAGTGGGTCGATTCTAGACACTAGTCAATGACTAATTGTGGATGACCCTTAAACCACGGCATACAGCTGTGGACACCATGAAACTCCATAAATCATTGTGAATTTGGATACTGCAACTAACCCAAACTGAGTAGGATTCCGGATCCAAAGGTTGTCCAAAAGTGAAAATTCAAACAGTAAAACAACAACCAAAGAACATCTTTATCTTATTTAGACGAATAATTCAGAAAATTCAATGAAGTTTCATGAATTATTGACATTCAAATTTGGGCTGTAAGATTTGCAGAGAATATTTATGTTAGATTTCAATATGCTAAGTGTTTCAGcaatttaggaaaattagtGGACTGGTGTTGCAGACACCTCAATACTGTGTACAAAAGGAGTAATATTTGAAAAGTTGTTTCAAGCCTACATATGGGGCCGTTCTTTTGGGCGTCTTTAAGCCCAAATATAGGCAACATTTGGGGTGTTTTTTTAGAGAAGATAAGAACCAAACCAAATTGGGAGGTTgtggaagagagaaaaagagcaGGAAAAATAGGGGCTGTGCTAATCAAGGCACGAAGGTGAAGCTCTTGTGGGTGGTTCCTTCAACTTTGAATGTGaagattctttttttcaatcttttgttAAAGCTATTATGACATAATCTCTCCACTCTCTTGGATTGTTATTGCTGATATATTCTTAGATTATCATTGTTGTCTTTACTTGTTGGGTTGTTGTTGTAGCCCCTGCCGGTCAAATACAGTCGTTGTGCCAGTCATGTTCACCATCCGTCACTGGTGTTAAGTATCCTGGTCTTATTGTGCTATCCAACAACAAGTGTTATCCTACCCCAAACTTCCCAACAATATCCTCTACAAGCAAATTTCCCATACTCCTTAAAAATTAATGCCTTTTTCAGTATCTTGTGGATGTGGGTTTCCTTGTTTGAAGCGTTTCCCTTGCTGAAATACTGATGATCCCACTGTCCCTACACATTCTTCATGGGAATGGAGGTGCTTACCCAAAACTACCACCTCAACTCAGAGTCAAATGGCAGTAGGGGATGGCACTTTTATGAACTCTTGGATGAAGAACTACGGGCACTCTAACTTAGAGCTCATACCTTCTTGGTTTGTTTGGCCAACATCAGTCATAGTTAATTGGTTTCATCTGGAAATGGAATAAAATCAGCAAGATTCATACAACCAAGTGATTTTTGTTTAACCTTTAGGGGCATGTTCATTTGTTAGCAAGCATTGCAACCTGCAGTCACAACTGGAATGCTGGAATGGAGAATGCCATTAATatgtttggattattttttagaatgcacacaagataaaaaaattcattaatagaagccaaatcccatttttacTAAGATTTTGATTCTTCTCTTCTATGTGGCATTATGATTTTCCTCCATTCTCATCCTATTTCCATTCCAATTCCCACCTACCTACATCATTGGAGGAACACAATCAGAACCCAATGCTTAGCCCAGGATACCAGCACTAAGTAAATTAGCTTTCTATTCTCAGTCTCAGATATGAAGAATGAAGGACACAAAAGTGATCTGTAATGACAGAAATGAAGATTATTTGACACGGAAGCCAGGCATTATAAGACCCTTCAAAAACTTCTACTCAAAAGAAACAACGAACCAAGCTGGATTAAGATTGCAACAGAGCTCAAGCTCAATTCATTACATTTTCAGATAAAGCTTGAAGAACCTAAAACATGGCTCAGGTGCTTGAAAATTACATACCAATTtggttttttcacaaaattcaaTGCTGCGGTAGTACATTACAgacctttctttcctttttatcccAAGAAGTCTTGATCATCTTGGATTAGAAAGAACAGATGCTTCTACTGCAGTAGAAACCCGATCATTGACTACAGCAGGAGGGCGCATTGCATGGACAAACTTGTAGATGATGTTTGAGTCCACCTCCATAACACCCTCCAAAACCTTCACAACTACTGACATGGGAGGCCTTCTTGTGTGATCATCCTGCAAACACCATGCTGCAATCTTTATCATCCTCTCCACTTCTTCACGATTGTTCATGTCCTCATCCAAAATTTCCACAATGTCAAGTAGTCTCTCCTCCTCTCCCTTCTTTTGCAATAGCCCAAGTATATGTGAACTAGACTCTGCTCGTGTCCGATCAAAATTTCTCCTTCCAGTTACTATCTCAAGAAGAACAATTCCAAAGCTATAAATATCGACTTTTACTGTGATTCTGGATTCCCGCCATTCTGGAGCAAGATACCCAGGAGTTCCTCTCATTGTGATAAGCACTTGGCTCTCATCTTTGTCTATTAGCTTAGATAACCCAAAATCAGAAACTTTGGCATTGAAATTTTCATCCAGGAGAATGTTCTGCGGCTTTATGTCCAGATGTACTATTGTTTGCCGGCAATCTTCATGAAGATAAGCCAACCCTTTGGCTATGTCTAGTATAATCTTCTTTCTGGTTTGCCAGTCAAGACAAGGCCCCTGGCTTCTATAGAAAATCCAGTTATCTAAAGAGCCATTACTCATGTATTCATAAACCAAAAGCCTGTTAGATTTCTCTGCACAGAATCCAATCAGTCTCACAAGATTGAAATGGTGTATGCTTCCAATAGTCTCAACTTCCGCTAAGAACTCCCTCATCCCTGGCCCCATTTTGTCGAGCCTCTTGACTGCAATCTTAGTGCCGTCTGGTAGCATTCCTTTGAAGACAGACCCGAATCCCCCGCGGCCAAGTCTCTCCTTGAATTCCTCGGTTGCTCTCCTTAGATCTTCATATGAAAATCTCACAGGCATTCCCGGAACTTGAACTTGATTGGTATAAGCATCCCcaccctcctcctcctcctccttacTCTTCCGCAATTTCATTGACagtataaaaattagaaaacagaCTAACAAAAAAGCCCCAGCACCAGATCCTGCTGCTATTGctgcaaaattgtttcctttTGGACGCGGGGGTGGCACAATCTCTGGTTCTGTTGGAAAAGGACTAGGTGCAAGAGAGGGGATCTGTACCTTGATGAATGATGTCGACGTGAAGGTGTAATTCGCCGTTTGCCCTTCTCTTATTACCAAAATTCTAGAGGGCATAAAACAATATCCATCTGAAGCATCTGAATCATACCTGAAAAAGGCTCCACCACAAGAACAATTCTGCAAGCAGGTTTGTTTGCACCCTTCCATATCCTTGATATTTGGAAATGCTTCAGTCGTCTCATTGATGCTCAAGTAGGTAAAATTTCTTACTTCCACAAGTTGCTGTTGACTCAATGGAGAGTTGCATGACAGAGGAGTAATTCTAGAGCAACCTACTTCTGCAAATTGAGATTGGTTCTGCTTGAAATATTCAATCCCATCAACACCCACAGGACAACTACATAGCCCTTCACTGCATAACCCATCCCCAGAGCTACAATAATCGTTTTGCGATGTTGTGTTTGTCGATGTTGTGTTGGTTTGGTTCTGGATAGTAGACTGCCAAAGCCCGGTGCCTTCATTGTTAAAGAGAACCAACTTTCCTGCTTCAGTAAGGTTCATTCCCACTATGGAGTTACCAGTTGTATTACTAGACCAGACTTTTGTGCCATTTGAATCTCTGAGTGATAGACCTCCATTAGTCAGTTGCACCACGGCATTCTTTTGCACGGGACGACGCCCATTCGCTGACCAAATCAGACTTGCATTGCCTCCCACAACTCGGACAACTGAAAAAAAGTAGCTTTCACAGGTTCCAGTGCAGAAGAATCCACAGTAAAACCGAGGATCCTTGGGGTACACGAGGAACACTCTCATCTGCCATCCATCCATAATGACAGAATTGTTGTTATACCATGTTGAGGGAAGGCCTGAGTCTAGATAGTATATGTAACTGGCCCTTATAGATGAGGAATTTTCAGTGGCTGCAACACAGGTTTTGGCAAAGCAGAGACTGAAAATGATGAGAAAGAGGATGATGCAGGAAGCCATGTGTCTTTGACTTAGTGCTCATAACCAATGGATTTCACTAGAAATTGTTATTGCTTTGATGAATGGGGGTATTGATCAGAGGAACAAGGTAGAGGAAAAGGGATAGCCAGACTGATGAGCCATGAACCCAGTCAATGCAAGGCACATAGTAGGAAGATTCCATGATTGATCGAGGATGAAGGCATTGGGCCCATTTCTTTGGGTCGGAATTGACCATAGGCgcattctttcttccttttggaGTATCCTTTGGGAGTGGTTTGATAAGAAGGGAAAGGTATGGGGCCCTTGGCCACCACCACCATTAAATCTTTGACCACCAGCGTGGATTTCTCTTACCAAATGCTTTGCATTAGTCTCATGGAAAGTATTTTCCGCGGACTCTAGAAAGTCTTTTTTTCAGACTAATTTGTTGCCATCTATGGCAGCTAAGCGACAGCTAGCAGTCCACAAGTGAGAAACAAATGGATctggttttaaaatttgtgtCCATTTGCATTACATAACAACGATTCCTCCACAATACATTTCCATTAATTTCCACAGAAAAACCCAAACATAACTAACTTTCACTTTCATGGAAAGCCTTTTAGTGACATCCAACAGGAAGATCCAGGTTGAAATGGCGAAGGGGTCTTTTGTGATAATTGTGGGTCTAACTGTAGGATGGTCTATTGATTGTCTAAAATCAGAATACTCAGCCAACTTCTTACAACCAAGTGTTCTTGTCTCACTGATTCACTCTCAAATTGCAAATATGTTATTTAGGGCTGCTTAAAAGGAAAGTTGCTAGCGAGCAAAATGACCTGAGCTCGGTAAGAAGTTCACCCAAGTTCATTTGCATGATCGGAGATGCCTCTGGTGCACCTTTTTTGATGATGAAGTCAACAGGACTTACTAATGAGTTACTTCATAATGACCTTACCTCCCATATATGGGATTGGGCACACTTTTGTGATAATCCAAACTAGGATGATGGGGAACTAACAAGGGTTAAAGCTGTCACAGAGGCATTGTGGAACATGGACTACCATTCATGTTCCTCGGGAGGATGGCTATATGGTCATGTCTTGCATGGACACAGCTTCTCAGGCCATATTTTCTACCTTCCACTTTGGCCAATTTATTCAACTAGCAGGAGCCTGATGAAGGGGTGGGCAGCCAAAGATTAACCGATGTCCTTGATTAGTTAGGCTTCCTTTTTTGTTTAAGGGAGGCATGGCTCATCTTGGGCTCATCCACATTTTCTAGATTGCTTTCCTTGATTCCTTCGAAGAGGGGTGGAAACTGTGTTGGTGGGAACACAACAGACCCCTTCAAGTAAGGAATTCATTCAAGCCTGTTTGCCAACTAAATTAGCAAAGCTCAGGCTTAAACTTCAAGCTTGATTTATTAATAGTCAATCTCAAGCAACACCAGTTCCAGTAATGGAGACAAATGAGAAACTTAACTATGAAGACACTCGTGATCAGGATGAATTTAAAGCATGTTACGAAAGCGAATTGAACAAGCCCTTGTCAGTACAGGGCACCGATTTGATTTTATCAGAGACAGCAGTGAAGAATGACGCATAGCCGTTTCAAAAGCTCGATGAAAcctagtgaaaaaaaagaagaataaacaaataatcaagCCAAGCTTCAATAGACAACGTTAGGTTTTACAACAATTTAGCTCAATCCAAAATACCCAATAGGGCCAATACATGATCAGACCCAATACCCAGCTCAACTTGGCTGGGTCTTAGTCCTAATCTGGTAGTATCTTTTGCTTGAATAACAAAGACtggaaacatgaaaaaaaaaatcagattgcaaatttcttcaattttgtttGCATAAAATCCAATTCCAGAGGTGTAAACCCAGGAAACTTTCATTTCTTACCTCAAGAAGCCATACTCTCATCTTGGATTAGAAAGAACTGATGCTTCAACTGCAGAAGAAACACAGTTGTTGGCTACAGAAGTAGGAGTTATTGCATGAAAAAACTTGAAGGTGATGCTCGGTTCCACCTCCAGTACTCCCTCCAAAACCTTCACAACAACTGACATGGAAGGCCTCCTGGTTGGATCGTCCTGCAAACACCAAGCCCCAATCCTTATCATCCTCACCACTTCTTCGTGATTTTGCATGTCCTGATTCCGATTTTCCACAATCTCAATCAGGCGGTCCTCCTCTGCCTTCTTCTGCAACAATCTAAGCATATGAAAACTGGATTCTGAATGATTGCGATCAACATTTTTCCTTCCACTAACTATTTCGAGGAGGACTATACCAAAGCTATAAATGTCAGCTTTCACAGAGATTTTTGAGTCCCTCAACTCTGGAGCCAGATACCCAGGAGTTCCTCTCATTTTTGAATGGACTTGGTTCTCATCCCTGTCTATTAGCTTAGATAACCCAAAATCGGAAACTTTGGCATTGAAATTTTCATCCAAGAGAATGTTCTGCGGCTTTATGTCCAGATGAACTATTCTCTGTCGGCATTCTTCATGAAGATAAGCCAGGCCTTTGGCTATGTCAAGTACAATCTTCTTTCGGGTTTGCCAATCGAGACAAGGCCTCTGGCCATCAtagaaaatccaattttccagAGATCCATTACTCATATATTCATAAACTAAAAGCCTGTTTGATTTTTCAGCACAAAATCCAATCAGCCTTACAAGATTAAAATGGTGTATGCTCCCTATTGTCTCAACTTCTGCTAAGAACTCTCTCATCCCTTGGCTCATTTTGTCCAGCCGCTTTACTGCAATTCTAGTGCCATCTGCTAGCATTCCTTTGAAGACAGAACCGAATCCCCCCTGGCCAAGTCTCTCCTTGAAATCTTCTGTTGCCAACCTTATGTCTTCATATGGGAGCCTCACAAGCATTCCTGGAACATGGACTTGAACGATATAACCTCCATCCTCTTTGGAATTACTCTTCCGCAGCATCACCAAGTATATAAAAATTGCAagacaaataatgaaaatgacaCCTGCACTAGATCCAGCTACTATTGCtgctaaatttcttttatttcttggtGGTGCGTCAAAGGGAATCTGTACCTTAATGAATGTAGCAGATGAGAAATTGTTGTGGGGGATATGCTCTTCTCTCAGCGACAAGATTTTAGATGGCATGAAACAATACCCATCTGAAGTATTCTTCTCGTACCTGAAAAAGGCCCCACTACAAGAACACTTCTGCAGACAGGCTTGTTTGCACTCTTCCATATCCTTGATATTTGGAGATGCAGCATCTAGATCAATAACGTTGAAGTAGgttgcattttttatttccattagatGATGCTGGTCCAGTGAAGGTCCGCATGACAATGCAGTTATTCTAGAGCAACCATGATCAGGCAATTGAGACTGAGTTTCAATGAAGTACCGAACCCCATCATGGTCTTCAGGACAGCTACATTGCCCTTCTCTGCATACCCCATATTCCCCACAGTGGAGAGGATGCTGGCACACACCCAGATCTACTGTAATCAAATCGACAATCGTTCTGAACCCGTTTCCGCTACTTAGTTGATATCTTCTTAGATGCCCATCACCCTCAAGTTTTATGAATTCAATGGTAGAATAAAGTAGAAATTCATATGGAGTTCTTCCAGATGTTACTTGAGACGCTTCCATGTTCACTAGGAACCCATCTTGTTGAAGCTCTGCATAATTTGATCCAGTACTGTTGCTTAGCTTTTTGTCTGGCACCAACTGATAATACATCAATGTTTCGGCCTGATCATCTTGGACAAAAACAGCAAAGCCATCCTTAGCTGTTAATGTAGCATAGTATGGTCCAAGGCTCCAATTGGTGGAAGAGGAACTTGCGATCAGTTTTTGACCTTCATATAATCGCTGCCCAACTAGCAATGAGTCAACAGGGTGGTCGAATGACTGCCAGACCATGGCTCTTTCACTGTCAAAGAGAACAAGATTTCCTGCTTCTGTAATATTCATTCCTAGTATGGAGTTACCGGATATATCTGTTGACCACACCTTGGTGCCATCTGAATCTTGTAGCACTAGCCCTCCTTCTCCTGTCAGTTCCAGGATCGCATCCTCTTTAACTGGATAGTCTCTATTTGCTGACCAAACCAAACTGGAAGTGTTATCTCCAACTACGACGACTGAGAACAAGTAAGAGCTGCAGGTTCCAATACAGTAGAAACCACAAACAAAACCAATACTGTCCTTCTGCCTTGAGAGGACTCCTCTCACTGTTGAATCACCAGGATATGTGATCATATTGATTGAATTGTTGTTGTACCATGTTGGAGACAGGCTTGAATTAAGATAGAAAGCACTGTCCGACATTGAAATTGGCTGACCTGTCACGAATGAGATGGGTGCACAACTTCCAAAGCAAGCACTAGTAAGAATGATAAGGATCAAACACAAGAAGGGAACAGccataatataaaaagatgGAGTCTACTTTCACTACGTTTTATCTTCTTTTCTAACAGAATACTTGCAGGTTTAACTAATAGAGGGCAGAAAGGTTCAAGACAAGATTTGGAAAAGAATACACTGAAAATAATACTAGtaaaaaaataagcaaatgaAGCAAGCGGATCATATGTATTTGACAGAAGTGTTCAAAACCTAGCTATACATTTCATGGGTAAACTCTTGCTGCTCTTATGTGTGGATGATTCATTAGAGAAAAGAAAGGGGAGAGAGAAATGGCGAGCATAAAGATTCCAGTCAATGTAAGTCATTGCTAGGAAGACTCCATAAATTATTTGAAGTAAAGGCGTCAGCCCTGCTACATTAGGTGGAAATTGACCATTGACCtactttttcttcctttagaAGTTCTAAATTTGCTACCCATATGGACCTAATCTTCCCCATACCTGCCACAACCCTCAAGACACTTTAACAAGAGGATAGCAACTGGACCTGCATATACATATGAAGTACAAATGATCAAGCACAATTCCTCCTACCAACTGATTTCTGTCTAATTTATTCTTATCTCATTAAAAGAACCAAGCTTTGCTGATAAAAACCATCAATACAGCGCAGAGAAAAATTCATTCAAGttttgatgtaggacaaccctaggatggttgcctacaatcAAATAGATGGGCtagagtttctattttttagggtttaaggagaGGAGTAAGGGATCAAGTTGATtgtagagaaaaacaaaataaaaaaaatatagagaaagaagATACAAAGAAGATGAGATAGAAAATTGAATAAGCACTTGTAAGTATGATGTGATcaataatttgatttcaaaagtGGTTGTAGTGAACACTGCTATCACAATCTGGAAATATAACAAAATCAGATCATAAATGTCATTTGGTTTAATTCAGTGATGAAGGAATAAatagaatttcttttctttttaccttaAAAGATCATTCTCTCATCTTGGCTTAGGAAGAACAGATACTTCTACAGGAGTAGAAACTCAAGCAGTGGCTATAAAAAGGAACTAGTGCATGAGTGACACTTATATCTGATGGTGGGTTCCGCCTCCATTACTCCAGCCAGAACCTTCACAGCAACTGACATGGGTGGTCTTCTGGTATGGTCATCCAGCAAACACCAATCTCCAACCCTGATCATCCTCAGCATTTCTCCAAGATTTTGCATGCCATCCAAGTTCTCCAAACATCAACACTAAGCATATTTAAGCTAGATTCGAACTGAGTGCAATCCAAAGTTTCATTCCACTAACTATTCCAAGAAAGATAACTCCAAAGCTTTAAATGACAACTTTCATTGTGATTTTTTATTCCCATCACTCTGGAGCAAGATACCCCAGAAGTTCCTCTCATTGTGAAGGCACTTGGCTCTCATCTGTGTCTATTAGCTTAGATAACCCAAACCGAGAGTATGGTCTGCAGCTTTATATCCAGATGTACCGTTCTCTGTCAGCCATTTTCATAAGGATAGGCCAATCCTTTGGCTATGTcaagtataatattttttctggTTTTGCCAATCAAGACAGGCTTCTGGCTGCTATAGAAAATCCAATTGTCAAAAGCAACATTGTTCACGCATTCATAAACTAAAGACTCAGTGATTTTTCTGCACAAAATCCTATCAACCTTACAAAATTGAGATGGTGTATGCTTCCTACTGTCTCAACTTCTACAAACTCCTGCATCCTTTCACCCAACCTCTTTGGCGCAATCTAGTGCATCTTCTACAATTCCTTTGAAAGCAGAGACAAATCCCTCACCATCAAGTCTCTCCTTGGATTCCGCTGTTGCGACCTTTAGATCTTAATATGAAAACATCAAAGGCATTCCCAGAACCACAACTTGATTGGTTTAGCCATCCCCATCCTTCTTCCCCCTTAGACTTCTGCAGTATCACTAAGTGTATAACAATTATAAGATTAGCCATGAAAAGATCACCATTGTCACTGATTTCTTTGAAGAGAAAGTTGGGTGGGAAAATCTCTGGTATATTTCCTTCCACTGGCACAGGGCTTGATGCCAAAAAAGAATTTGTTGGTTTGTACCTTGATCAATGACACTGATGTGAAATTTTAATTTGCTTTATGCTTTCTCTTATCACAAAAATTCCAGATGGCATAAAAAAATCTCCATCTAGGACATACAAATCATACCTTAGAAACTGCCACCACAAGAACAATCCTACAGAGAGGTTTATTTGCATGCTTCTATATCCTTCATATCTGGAAAAGCAGGACTTGgatcattattttttacttacCATGGTTATGATGAAGCATTTGGCCTTTCCAGGAAGGACTGACTTTAGAAAAGGACTCCCTGATTTCATAGCTTCagatatagttttttttttttttttcctttttatgccACTTCCATTATTTTCTGGTAACAGGACCGTTTGATAGTCAAACAAAACCTTAGCCACCCAATCACTGAAATTTCAGATAATACTTTTCTCACCAAAGATCCACTGTTAGGTTCCTGGAAATTATACTAGACTTCAAGGATGAGTTTGATACGTgggaataggaatggaaataggATAGAAATGGAGGGGactcaaaatattatataaaaaagagaaGTCAAAATCCTAGTAAACATAGGATTTGATTTtcataacaataatttttttattcctattttcattctaaaaaataatccaaatgtaTGAATGAATAGGAGATGAAATTGATTTCCTATTCCCATTTTCTATTCCAGCATTCCAAGCATGACTTGACGGTCaatattttacaatattcaGGTTCCTCTTACAGATTCAAGAGGGGCCATCATGAAGGTCTTTCTTGGGAAACCACATTTACTCATCTTCACTAGAGTTGTTCACTTAAAATCAGAAACAATAACAAGTACCCTGTTGCATTCAAAGCACAGGTATGAATTAATTCAGAACCGTAAAGAAAAAACAGCACCAACATCACACAAGTACAACAAGAAGTTCTTAcagagaaacaaataaaaagattcaTCTTGTTCCTTTTCTGAATGGTTTCTGTGACAGGGAAAAATCAGAAGAAAATCatgttattttaaatcaaatagaTAAAATTAATCCCATCAATTTCGAGGGCATTGTAATCTACAATTACCAATAATCACCACAAGAACATCTCCCATTTTTGAAATGATGAAACCTACTAGAATCTCGCACAATGATCTCTCTGTTTGATATCTCTGATATGTACTTAATAGCAACATGACAATCACTGCAGACACGCAAGTTCTTAATCACCCTTATTGGAGTACCAACAGGAGTGTAGAGAAGAGCAAAAGCAATTGCCAACTTTTCACTATGGTGCACCAAGCTGTATTCCTTGTCCTCAACATCCATGTCATGCAAAACAGAATCAATATCAGGCACATATCCACGCTTTTTCATCTCTGAAGTCAATTCTCTTAAATAAGAAGCAATCTCCACCAATTTTGGATGAGATTTATCCCCCATGCAGAATTGGTGTATCTGGTTCTTCACCTCCAACCAGCTTATACCTGGTTCCTTCTTCAACTTCCTATCTCTCATGGCTTTTCTCACATCTGAAACATCGTCCCACCTTTTATCAGAAGCATGGATGTTTGAAAGTAGCACATAAGGAACTGGATCCCTGGGATCAAGCCTAAAAACTTCTTCAGAAATCCTTCTTGCCATCTCTGTCTTCTTGTGGATTTTACATGCAGATAACAAAGTTTTCCATATAATAACATCTGCTTTAACCGGCATAGATCTTATCAAAGCCTCTGCTTCCTCCAC
The window above is part of the Vitis riparia cultivar Riparia Gloire de Montpellier isolate 1030 chromosome 12, EGFV_Vit.rip_1.0, whole genome shotgun sequence genome. Proteins encoded here:
- the LOC117927158 gene encoding G-type lectin S-receptor-like serine/threonine-protein kinase At5g24080, with amino-acid sequence MASCIILFLIIFSLCFAKTCVAATENSSSIRASYIYYLDSGLPSTWYNNNSVIMDGWQMRVFLVYPKDPRFYCGFFCTGTCESYFFSVVRVVGGNASLIWSANGRRPVQKNAVVQLTNGGLSLRDSNGTKVWSSNTTGNSIVGMNLTEAGKLVLFNNEGTGLWQSTIQNQTNTTSTNTTSQNDYCSSGDGLCSEGLCSCPVGVDGIEYFKQNQSQFAEVGCSRITPLSCNSPLSQQQLVEVRNFTYLSINETTEAFPNIKDMEGCKQTCLQNCSCGGAFFRYDSDASDGYCFMPSRILVIREGQTANYTFTSTSFIKVQIPSLAPSPFPTEPEIVPPPRPKGNNFAAIAAGSGAGAFLLVCFLIFILSMKLRKSKEEEEEGGDAYTNQVQVPGMPVRFSYEDLRRATEEFKERLGRGGFGSVFKGMLPDGTKIAVKRLDKMGPGMREFLAEVETIGSIHHFNLVRLIGFCAEKSNRLLVYEYMSNGSLDNWIFYRSQGPCLDWQTRKKIILDIAKGLAYLHEDCRQTIVHLDIKPQNILLDENFNAKVSDFGLSKLIDKDESQVLITMRGTPGYLAPEWRESRITVKVDIYSFGIVLLEIVTGRRNFDRTRAESSSHILGLLQKKGEEERLLDIVEILDEDMNNREEVERMIKIAAWCLQDDHTRRPPMSVVVKVLEGVMEVDSNIIYKFVHAMRPPAVVNDRVSTAVEASVLSNPR
- the LOC117927159 gene encoding G-type lectin S-receptor-like serine/threonine-protein kinase SD2-5, whose amino-acid sequence is MNITEAGNLVLFDSERAMVWQSFDHPVDSLLVGQRLYEGQKLIASSSSTNWSLGPYYATLTAKDGFAVFVQDDQAETLMYYQLVPDKKLSNSTGSNYAELQQDGFLVNMEASQVTSGRTPYEFLLYSTIEFIKLEGDGHLRRYQLSSGNGFRTIVDLITVDLGVCQHPLHCGEYGVCREGQCSCPEDHDGVRYFIETQSQLPDHGCSRITALSCGPSLDQHHLMEIKNATYFNVIDLDAASPNIKDMEECKQACLQKCSCSGAFFRYEKNTSDGYCFMPSKILSLREEHIPHNNFSSATFIKVQIPFDAPPRNKRNLAAIVAGSSAGVIFIICLAIFIYLVMLRKSNSKEDGGYIVQVHVPGMLVRLPYEDIRLATEDFKERLGQGGFGSVFKGMLADGTRIAVKRLDKMSQGMREFLAEVETIGSIHHFNLVRLIGFCAEKSNRLLVYEYMSNGSLENWIFYDGQRPCLDWQTRKKIVLDIAKGLAYLHEECRQRIVHLDIKPQNILLDENFNAKVSDFGLSKLIDRDENQVHSKMRGTPGYLAPELRDSKISVKADIYSFGIVLLEIVSGRKNVDRNHSESSFHMLRLLQKKAEEDRLIEIVENRNQDMQNHEEVVRMIRIGAWCLQDDPTRRPSMSVVVKVLEGVLEVEPSITFKFFHAITPTSVANNCVSSAVEASVLSNPR